A single Pseudomonadota bacterium DNA region contains:
- a CDS encoding type II toxin-antitoxin system Phd/YefM family antitoxin, with protein MHTWQLQEAKAKFSKLVRLCSTDGPQIITVRSKEEAVLLSKREYDALTKSNLSFLELMNQSPFKGVELDIDRDKSMPRDTDALLA; from the coding sequence ATGCATACATGGCAACTCCAAGAAGCAAAAGCAAAATTTAGCAAACTTGTTCGTTTGTGTTCCACCGATGGCCCTCAAATTATAACTGTTCGCAGTAAAGAGGAAGCTGTTTTGTTATCTAAAAGAGAATATGATGCCCTTACAAAATCAAATCTCTCTTTTTTAGAGCTTATGAATCAATCCCCATTCAAAGGTGTTGAGCTCGATATTGATAGAGATAAATCCATGCCAAGAGACACAGATGCGCTACTTGCTTGA
- a CDS encoding type II toxin-antitoxin system VapC family toxin: protein MRYLLDTNIVSETYRQKPNPEVIQWLKNVPSEKLYISVLTIGEIRKSIEKLNDPQRKIKLITWLDVVLLDWFDKRVLPIDLDVAEQWGRLAAHYTLPAIDGLLASTAFVHNLTFVTRNVKDFKINELHIINPFVLNS, encoded by the coding sequence ATGCGCTACTTGCTTGATACAAACATCGTTTCTGAAACTTATCGGCAGAAACCTAACCCTGAAGTTATTCAATGGCTAAAAAATGTACCCTCCGAAAAGCTTTATATAAGTGTATTAACGATTGGAGAAATTAGAAAAAGTATAGAAAAGCTAAATGACCCTCAGCGAAAAATAAAGCTTATAACCTGGTTAGATGTTGTTTTGTTAGACTGGTTTGATAAGAGAGTCCTGCCTATAGATTTAGATGTAGCCGAACAATGGGGACGTCTAGCCGCGCATTACACTCTCCCAGCTATTGATGGTTTATTAGCGTCTACTGCTTTCGTTCATAACCTAACATTTGTCACACGAAATGTGAAAGACTTTAAGATTAATGAACTCCATATTATAAACCCTTTTGTCTTAAACTCCTAA